ACGATGGCGCCCTGCACCTGCTTCAGATGCGGCACCGCCGCCTGCGAGCACAGGAACACCCCGTCGAGGTTGGTCGCCATCACGGTGCGCCAACGCTCGAATGTGGTGTCTTCGATGGGGCCGAAATCGGCGACCCCGGCGTTGTTCACCAGCGCGTCGATCCGCCCGAACTTCGTGGCCACCTCGTCGATCATCGCCGCCACCTGATCGGGCTGCGAGACGTCGCAGACCACCGGCAGCACGCCCTCGAGCTGCCCGACCTCTTCCATCAGCGCCTCGGCGTCGCGGTCGATCATCGCCACTTTGCGGCCCTCGGCGAGGAACTGCTTGGTGGTGGCAAGCCCGATGCCGCGCGCGGCGCCGGTGACAATCGCGGTCTTGGGGGCTGTCTTCTGGGTCATGGCATAGTCCTCAATTGGCGGGCCCGAGCAGGGCAAGGGAAAGCTGCGGCACCAGTCCGATCACCGCCAGCCCGACCCCGCAGACCAGCAGGAAGGGCAGCGCGCCGCGCGCAACGCGTTCGATCGGCAGGCGGGTGACATTGGCGGCGACGTAAAGGTTGATGCCCACCGGCGGGGTGATCAGCCCGATGGCGAGATTGACCATGACCAGCACGCCGAACCAGACCGGATCCCAGCCCAATTCGCGCACCACCGGCATGAAGATCGGCAGGCAGATGAACATCACCGTCACCGCGTCCATGAACATGCCCGCGATCAGCAGGATCAGCATGATCACCAGCAGGATCACGCCCTCATTGCCGGAAAGCCCCAGCAGCGCGCCCGAGTAGCTGCCGACCAGATCCTCCACCGTCACCACCCAGCCGAAAAGGCTGGCATAGGCGACGACGAGCATCACCGTGGCCGAAGACGCGGCCGCATTCGACAGCGAATGGTAAAGACCATCCAAAGTCAGCGTGCGGTAGATCAGCCCGCCGACCAGCAGCGCGTAGACCGTGGCGACCAAAGCGGCCTCGGTGGGTGTGAAGATGCCCGAGTAGATGCCGCCCAGAATGACCACCGGTGTCATCAGCCCCCAGAAGCTTTCCTTGAACGACAGCCACAGCCGCGCGCCATAGGATTTCTCGGCATGCGGCATGGGGCTCAGCTTTTCCAGCGAGGCCGCGTGCCCGGCCTTCGGCTTGGCGAAGGGCAGCGTCAGCAGCATCATCGCCCCCATGAAGAGCCCCGGCAGGATGGCGGCGAGGAAGAGATGCGAGATCGAGGTCTCGGCGATCACCCCGTAGATCACCAGCCCGATCGACGGCGGGATGACAATCGACAGCGCCGCGCCGGTGCAGACGAGGCCCGCCGCATAGGGCTTGGGGTAGCCGTCTTCTTCCATGCCCTTGATGATCATCGGCCCGATGGCGGCGACCGAGGCCGGGCCCGAGCCGCTCACCGCGCCCCAGAACAGGCACACGGTGGTGCCGACCACGCCCATACCGCCGGGCGTGCCGCCGATCAGCACGCGGAAGAAGCGGATCATCCGTTCGGCAATCCCCAGCGAGCCCATCAGCGTGCCCGCGAGGATGAAGAAGGGGATGGCCAGCAGCGAGAATTTGGTGATGCCGGTGGCGATGAGATCGCCCGCCAGTTCGAGGCCAAAGCCGATCTGCCACATGGCGTAGATCGCCGAGAGCCCCAGCGAGAAGGCCACCGGTACGCGCAGCGCCAGCAGGATGAAGAACAGGATCACCATCTCGGTGCCTGCGGGAAGTCCGGGGATCAGGTCATACATCGGGGATGACCTCGTGATCCTCGCCGGTGCGCCAAACCACCCATGCGTGCTGCAGGTAGCGGATCAGCACCAGCGCAAAGCCGAAGGGCACGGCGGCCTGATAATACCACGCGGGGATCTGCAGCCCGTAAGAGCGCATGCCGTTGCCCATCATGTTGGTCATCGCCTGCCAGGAAAACCACGCCGAGAGCACCAGCAGCAGCGCCGAGGCCAGAACCGAGAGCGCAAAGACCACCCGCCGCACCGGGCGCGGCAGCAGGTCATGCACCAGCCCCACCGCCAGATGCTCGCCGCGGCGCGCGGCGATGGCGGCGCCGAAGATGGTCAGCAGCAGAAAGCCGTTGGTCAGCAACTCTTCGGTGGCGGCCAGCGAGTAATGCGTGCCGTAGCGCACCACAACATTGGCAAAGCCGAGAAAGGTCATGGCCAAAAAGAGCACCGCGCAGATGATCTTCTCGGCCTCGCGCAGGATGAAGGCCATTGCCCCTCCCTTGGATCAGCAGGCGAGTGTCTTGGGGACGAAAGACGTGTCCCCGCGGGGACACGCCGTTTTTCGGGGGTTACTTCGCGCCGTCGATGGCGCTCTGGAAGCTCTGCACCAGCTCGGGGCCGACCTTGTCGGCCCATTCGTCAAAGGCGGGCTGGGTGGCCTCCTTGAAGGCGGCCAGTTCCTCGGCCGACGGCTCATAGACCTCCATGCCCTTCTCGCGCAGGAAGTCGATGCCCGAGGCGGTGGCCTCGCGGCTGATCTCGCGCTGGTAGCTCATCGCCTCGGTCGCGGCGGCCTGCAGCTTGGCCTGCGTGTCGGCGTCATAGCTGTCCCATTTCTTCTGGCTGATGCCGATGAAGATCGGGTCGTAGGAATAATGCCATGTGGTCAGGTACTTCTGCACCTCATAGACCTGCTGCGGGATGATCACCGCGCCGATCGGGTTTTCCTGACCGTCGACCACGCCCTGCTGCAGCGCGGTCATCGTCTCGCCCCACTGCATCTGCTGCGGGTTGGCGCCGAGCGCGTTCAT
This portion of the Salipiger sp. CCB-MM3 genome encodes:
- a CDS encoding SDR family NAD(P)-dependent oxidoreductase encodes the protein MTQKTAPKTAIVTGAARGIGLATTKQFLAEGRKVAMIDRDAEALMEEVGQLEGVLPVVCDVSQPDQVAAMIDEVATKFGRIDALVNNAGVADFGPIEDTTFERWRTVMATNLDGVFLCSQAAVPHLKQVQGAIVNIASISGLRASTLRVAYGTSKAGVIQLTQQQAAELGEYGIRANCVAPGPVRTKLAMAVHSPEIIAAYHDAIPLNRYGSEDEIASVIVFLCSDRASYVTGQTIASDGGFQSTGVGLPALRV
- a CDS encoding TRAP transporter large permease, producing MYDLIPGLPAGTEMVILFFILLALRVPVAFSLGLSAIYAMWQIGFGLELAGDLIATGITKFSLLAIPFFILAGTLMGSLGIAERMIRFFRVLIGGTPGGMGVVGTTVCLFWGAVSGSGPASVAAIGPMIIKGMEEDGYPKPYAAGLVCTGAALSIVIPPSIGLVIYGVIAETSISHLFLAAILPGLFMGAMMLLTLPFAKPKAGHAASLEKLSPMPHAEKSYGARLWLSFKESFWGLMTPVVILGGIYSGIFTPTEAALVATVYALLVGGLIYRTLTLDGLYHSLSNAAASSATVMLVVAYASLFGWVVTVEDLVGSYSGALLGLSGNEGVILLVIMLILLIAGMFMDAVTVMFICLPIFMPVVRELGWDPVWFGVLVMVNLAIGLITPPVGINLYVAANVTRLPIERVARGALPFLLVCGVGLAVIGLVPQLSLALLGPAN
- a CDS encoding TRAP transporter small permease gives rise to the protein MAFILREAEKIICAVLFLAMTFLGFANVVVRYGTHYSLAATEELLTNGFLLLTIFGAAIAARRGEHLAVGLVHDLLPRPVRRVVFALSVLASALLLVLSAWFSWQAMTNMMGNGMRSYGLQIPAWYYQAAVPFGFALVLIRYLQHAWVVWRTGEDHEVIPDV